In one Paenibacillus sp. JQZ6Y-1 genomic region, the following are encoded:
- a CDS encoding DUF3397 domain-containing protein, whose product MGGLFGWLLNGAIFLSLVPFIPFIATYFIMILRKKDKKQAIASAMDVTTPFLYISVAALFNTTFNSGLGFYIFLLILLLAIGLIGSAQNRMKGKVDFQRLFRAVWRLSFFFLSLGYIVLLLIAILQYISR is encoded by the coding sequence ATGGGAGGATTGTTTGGTTGGCTGCTGAATGGCGCCATATTTTTAAGCCTTGTTCCCTTTATTCCTTTTATCGCTACTTATTTCATTATGATTCTGCGCAAAAAGGATAAAAAGCAGGCAATCGCCTCCGCTATGGATGTGACGACACCATTTCTGTATATTTCGGTGGCAGCTTTATTTAACACAACGTTTAATAGCGGGCTTGGGTTTTACATCTTTTTGCTTATTTTGCTCCTTGCAATCGGCTTGATTGGAAGCGCTCAGAACCGAATGAAGGGCAAAGTTGATTTCCAGCGATTATTTCGAGCGGTATGGAGACTTTCGTTTTTCTTTCTGAGCTTAGGTTACATCGTCCTGCTATTGATCGCGATTTTACAATACATATCACGCTAA
- a CDS encoding ketopantoate reductase family protein encodes MIIDIWGGGALGLLFYSKMSPYLADDQLNLWCRRREQVNRIVSEGILFCDHDEAEPQKIVPHTASGTAIYCTEEQHPASLPPADIVIVTIKQTHLTDSFIQQLHDRVKDGTTIICMQNGVRADNPWPTSWQVYAAITTEGAKKSSDNQVTHAGHGQTVIGQMNSLYSSKDATSNMTICTQHEHDHLSFLINLFQKAGFQSSLSKDIGKEVYRKLIINAVINPLTALWRVPNGELLASDKRMNLMRRLFMEAVEVYERNHIPWCPQWWDDVLSICRATSANTSSMLADVQHNRRTEIAWINGTITELARRTGYRAETHEWICQFIEPLTVEEAP; translated from the coding sequence ATGATCATTGATATTTGGGGCGGAGGAGCATTAGGTTTACTTTTTTATAGCAAAATGTCGCCATATCTTGCGGATGACCAGTTAAACTTATGGTGTCGCAGACGCGAGCAAGTAAATCGGATTGTCAGCGAAGGCATACTATTCTGCGATCATGATGAAGCAGAACCGCAAAAGATAGTTCCTCATACAGCTTCCGGTACTGCTATCTATTGTACAGAGGAGCAGCACCCTGCATCCTTGCCACCAGCTGATATTGTAATCGTTACCATCAAACAGACCCATCTTACCGATTCGTTCATCCAGCAGCTCCATGATCGAGTGAAGGATGGCACTACCATTATTTGTATGCAAAATGGGGTGCGCGCAGATAATCCTTGGCCTACCTCATGGCAGGTTTATGCCGCGATTACGACAGAAGGCGCAAAGAAATCATCCGACAATCAAGTGACCCATGCGGGTCATGGACAAACAGTCATAGGTCAAATGAACAGCTTATATAGTTCGAAGGATGCAACATCTAATATGACAATATGCACGCAGCATGAACATGATCACCTGTCTTTTTTAATAAATTTGTTTCAAAAGGCAGGATTCCAATCTTCTTTGTCGAAAGATATCGGGAAGGAAGTATACCGGAAGTTGATCATCAACGCCGTGATCAATCCTTTAACCGCATTATGGCGCGTGCCGAACGGAGAATTGCTGGCAAGCGACAAGCGGATGAATTTGATGCGACGGTTGTTCATGGAAGCGGTTGAGGTATATGAAAGAAATCATATTCCGTGGTGTCCACAATGGTGGGATGACGTGCTTAGTATATGTCGTGCGACATCAGCGAATACCTCATCCATGCTTGCAGATGTGCAGCACAATCGGCGTACCGAAATCGCTTGGATCAACGGCACGATCACTGAGCTGGCGCGTCGCACCGGTTATCGTGCAGAAACGCATGAATGGATATGCCAGTTCATTGAACCATTGACAGTAGAGGAGGCTCCGTAA